CATCATCGAGGTCCTCATCACCCTCAGTGCCTACTGCAATTACAGGAGCACCCCTCGCCTTCATCTCCTTAATATTGGAGAGCATGACAGGATAGGATACATCCATTGTGCAGACCGCAACAATTGGTGTTTCTTCACATAAAAGAGAGATTGGCCCGTGTTTTAATTCTCCGGCGGCATAGCCCTCTGCATGAATATAGGTAATCTCCTTTATTTTAAGAGCACCTTCCAGCGAAACAGGATAATATAAACCCCTCCCTACATAAAAAATGTCAGAAGCACCGGCACACATCTCAGCCCCTTCAGAGACATCAACCAAAAGGGCATCCTCAATAACCTTGTGAATCTCATCGAGGTCCTCTTTGATACTCCCGTTACAGAGTTCCCTCAGGACTGACATGAAGACTGCAACCTGGGCAGTATAGGACTTTGTTGCCGCAACACTGATCTCAGGCCCGGCTCTTGTACATAATGAGTAATCCACAACCCTTGTAACCGAACTTCCGACCACGTTTGTGACCGCCGCAGTGGTGCAGCCGAATGCTTTTGCCATATTCAGAGCCGCAATAGTATCAGCAGTCTCACCTGACTGCGTGACTGCAATTACAACCGAACCTCTTCTCGGCCTGAAGAAACGGCATTCTGAAGCGACCTCGACCCGTACAGGAGTGTCACAGTGCATCTCCATTAGGTACCTGAATAAAAGACCTGCATTGTACGATGTCCCGCATGCAATTACGCAGATCTCTTCGGCAGACTTTAACTCGCTGATGAAATCAGGATCTATCTCACTGTTGAATGTCCGGTAAAAGACGTCAGGCTCTTCATAGATCTCCTTCTGCATATAGTGGTCAAAACCGCCCTTCCTGGCCGAATCGATCTCCCAGTCGATAACGTCGGTCACAATCGCCTTTGAAACTCCGGAATTAAAGACAGAAGCGCCATTGGAATCAATGGATATTATATCCCCGTCATCGACATAATAGACATTACGGGTA
The sequence above is a segment of the Methanoplanus limicola DSM 2279 genome. Coding sequences within it:
- the glmS gene encoding glutamine--fructose-6-phosphate transaminase (isomerizing), with translation MCGIVGYFGYRNASDVVIEGLKKLEYRGYDSFGIATVDEEVKVYKCAGRISESSGEICGTGGTVCIGHTRWATHGIPDKINAHPHTDSTGRIAIVHNGIIENYMSLKSMLIKEGCIFKSDTDSEVIAHLIGKYYNGDLLEAVTRATEYLEGAYAFLSVVAGEDRIVAARDKNPLVIGIGDAEIIASSDVTPILEYTRNVYYVDDGDIISIDSNGASVFNSGVSKAIVTDVIDWEIDSARKGGFDHYMQKEIYEEPDVFYRTFNSEIDPDFISELKSAEEICVIACGTSYNAGLLFRYLMEMHCDTPVRVEVASECRFFRPRRGSVVIAVTQSGETADTIAALNMAKAFGCTTAAVTNVVGSSVTRVVDYSLCTRAGPEISVAATKSYTAQVAVFMSVLRELCNGSIKEDLDEIHKVIEDALLVDVSEGAEMCAGASDIFYVGRGLYYPVSLEGALKIKEITYIHAEGYAAGELKHGPISLLCEETPIVAVCTMDVSYPVMLSNIKEMKARGAPVIAVGTEGDEDLDDVADVCIYVKKSTPLGEMLAVIVVLQMLAYQSAVILGRDIDKPRNLAKSVTVI